From a single Populus nigra chromosome 18, ddPopNigr1.1, whole genome shotgun sequence genomic region:
- the LOC133677809 gene encoding receptor-like serine/threonine-protein kinase At4g25390 translates to MPSRPAPPFLPPQPSPLPYHQLSSSLTPPLAAASTAAFSFLLLFVICFRKLTRKRTVPTDLSKPPHRFSYTTLRRATNKFSPSLRLGQGGFGSVYHGTLPNELNVAVKVMDSGSLQGEREFQNELLFASKLDSCYIVTALGFSYDRKHRSLLIVYELMQNGNLQDALLHRKCVELVDWKKRFSIAVDIAKGIEYLHSLDPPVIHGDIKPSNILLDQCFNAKVADFGLAWLKIDNSNQNDQNQCNQGQFEVKVEESDKINGGVELKKVELESNNGGEDYGSVVEETDSVTTGFDEFNLVVDQLPVCMTSPETLEAVSASPETGGVGVLLEGNLDVGSIEGGKELVNGEKNNGGGIQSESRKDWWLKQEKGGTTAENGGVKDYVMEWLGTEINKGRPKSDWIGASSSSNSQSVGKIVKKKNRKRLDWWVSLDDDKGEKVLKKEKRRPAREWWKEEYCDELEKKNKKKKKKREMGMTSDDNNGGEDWWPRDEELYAERKKKRSKSRGSRGSIGSVEWFSGELFRGNRNSHDSLSGEIPESGGISSTPSMRGTVCYAAPEYGGGGNLSEKSDVYSFGVLLLVLIAGRRPLQVTTLPMSEFQRANLMHWARNLARSGKLLDLVDKSVQSLDREQATLCITIALLCLQKSPAHRPSMTEVVGMLTGESQVPQLPSEFSPSPPTRFPFKSKSHQKVRFATTRWRPHFMFASTMSIGNAIST, encoded by the exons ATGCCATCACGCCCAGCCCCTCCTTTCCTTCCACCCCAACCTTCTCCTCTCCCCTACCACCAACTCTCTTCCAGCCTCACCCCTCCCCTAGCCGCCGCCTCCACTGCTGCCTTCtctttcctcctcctcttcgTCATCTGCTTCCGCAAACTCACTCGTAAGCGCACTGTCCCCACTGACCTCTCCAAACCCCCTCACCGTTTCTCCTACACCACTCTCCGCCGCGCCACCAACAAGTTCTCCCCTTCTCTTCGCTTAGGCCAAGGCGGGTTTGGCTCAGTTTATCATGGGACTCTTCCTAATGAGCTCAACGTTGCTGTTAAAGTTATGGACTCGGGCTCTCTCCAAGGGGAAAGAGAGTTCCAAAATGAGTTGCTTTTTGCTTCAAAGCTTGATTCTTGTTATATTGTTACAGCCCTTGGTTTTTCCTATGATAGGAAGCATCGTAGTTTGTTGATAGTGTATGAGCTTATGCAAAATGGGAACTTGCAGGATGCATTGCTTCATAGAAAATGTGTGGAGTTGGTTGATTGGAAGAAAAGATTTAGCATTGCCGTTGATATTGCTAAAGGGATCGAGTATCTTCATAGTTTGGATCCTCCTGTTATTCATGGAGATATTAAGCCTAGTAATATTTTGCTTGATCAGTGTTTTAATGCGAAAGTTGCTGATTTTGGATTAGCTTggttaaaaattgataatagcAATCAGAATGACCAGAATCAGTGCAATCAGGGTCAGTTTGAGGTTAAGGTGGAAGAGAGTGATAAAATAAATGGTGGGGTGGAGTTGAAAAAGGTTGAATTGGAGAGTAATAACGGGGGTGAGGATTATGGATCTGTGGTGGAGGAGACTGACAGCGTGACTACTGGGTTTGATGAGTTTAATTTGGTGGTGGATCAGTTGCCGGTTTGTATGACATCGCCCGAAACTTTGGAGGCTGTGAGTGCTTCTCCAGAGACTGGTGGTGTGGGGGTTTTGCTCGAGGGGAATTTGGATGTGGGTAGTATAGAGGGTGGGAAAGAATTGGTTAATGGGGAGAAAAATAACGGGGGAGGGATACAGAGCGAGTCTCGAAAGGATTGGTGGTTGAAGCAAGAAAAAGGTGGCACTACGGCGGAGAATGGGGGAGTGAAGGATTATGTGATGGAATGGCTTGGAACTGAGATAAATAAGGGGAGACCGAAAAGTGATTGGATTGGAGCTTCATCGTCATCGAATAGTCAATCTGTTGGGAAGATAGTTAAGAAGAAGAATCGGAAGAGATTGGATTGGTGGGTTTCGTTAGATGATGATAAGGGTGAGAAGGTTttgaagaaggagaagagaaggCCGGCAAGGGAATGGTGGAAGGAGGAGTATTGCGACgagttggagaaaaaaaataagaaaaagaagaagaagagagaaatgggGATGACTAGTGATGATAATAATGGTGGAGAAGATTGGTGGCCAAGAGATGAGGAATTGTATGctgagagaaagaagaagagaagtaaGAGCAGAGGCAGCAGAGGCAGCATAGGCAGTGTTGAATGGTTTAGTGGTGAGCTATTTAGAGGTAACCGGAATAGCCATGATTCTTTGAGTGGAGAGATACCGGAGAGTGGTGGAATCAGTAGTACACCAAGTATGAGAGGAACCGTTTGTTATGCCGCCCCTGAGTATGGTGGTGGGGGGAATTTATCAGAGAAATCTGATGTGTATAGCTTTGGGGTGTTATTGTTAGTTCTTATTGCTGGGAGGCGTCCACTTCAGGTTACTACCTTACCAATGTCTGAGTTTCAGCGTGCTAACCTAATGCATTGGGCTCGTAATCTTGCCCGTTCTGGCAAACTTCTTGATTTGGTTGATAAGTCTGTACAGTCTTTGGATCGGGAACAAGCTACATTATGCATCACTATTGCTCTTCTTTGTTTACAAAAGTCACCTGCTCATCGTCCTTCAATGACGGAGGTTGTGGGGATGCTCACTGGAGAGTCACAGGTGCCTCAATTACCATCTGAATTTTCTCCCTCACCTCCCACACGGTTCCCTTTCAAGTCCAAGTCACACCAGAAGGTTCG ATTTGCAACAACAAGATGGCGACCCCACTTCATGTTTGCTTCAACAATGAGTATTGGAAATGCCATAAGCACTTGA